A stretch of the Capricornis sumatraensis isolate serow.1 chromosome 21, serow.2, whole genome shotgun sequence genome encodes the following:
- the LOC138097625 gene encoding small ribosomal subunit protein eS7-like: MFDSSAKIVKSNGEKPDEFESSTSQALLKLEMNLDHKAQLRELNIVATKEIEVGGGWKAIIIFVPIPQLKSFQKIQVQLVCELEKKFSRKQVVFITQRRILPKPTRISLMKNKQKHPRSRTLVTVHDNILEDLVFPSEIVGKRICKKLDSSLLIKVHLDKAQQNNTERTVETFSGVYKKLTGKDVNFEFTEFQL, translated from the coding sequence ATGTTCGATTCCAGTGCTAAGATCGTGAAGTCCAATGGCGAGAAGCCAGATGAGTTTGAGTCCAGCACCTCCCAGGCCCTCCTGAAGCTGGAGATGAACTTGGACCACAAGGCCCAGCTGCGGGAGCTGAACATCGTGGCCACCAAGGAAATTGAAGTTGGCGGTGGCTGGAAAGCTATCATCATCTTTGTTCCCATTCCACAACTGAAGTCTTTCCAGAAAATCCAGGTGCAGCTCGTGTGTGAGCTGGAGAAGAAGTTCAGTAGAAAGCAGGTCGTCTTCATCACTCAGAGGAGAATTCTGCCTAAGCCAACTCGAATAAGCCttatgaaaaataagcaaaaacatcCCAGGAGCCGCACTCTGGTCACTGTGCATGACAACATCCTGGAGGACTTGGTTTTCCCAAGTGAGATTGTGGGCAAGAGAATCTGCAAGAAGTTAGACAGCAGCCTACTCATAAAGGTCCATTTGGATAAAGCACAGCAGAACAACACGGAACGCACGGTTGAAACATTTTCTGGTGTCTATAAGAAGCTCACAGGCAAGGATGTTAATTTTGAATTCACAGAGTTT